A window from Erythrolamprus reginae isolate rEryReg1 chromosome 9, rEryReg1.hap1, whole genome shotgun sequence encodes these proteins:
- the UQCRFS1 gene encoding cytochrome b-c1 complex subunit Rieske, mitochondrial yields MLSLSARCGPLAPYLAASAHIVPAPRKPLVLGHSPGPAKILSLDPRPPLLCRESLFGQAKRGGLVVTSSLNAPASIRYVHNDMAMPDFSSNRRDSLQDSTKSSQDNSAERKTFTYFFGGATYLLSAYFAKKAVVMFVSSLNPAADVLALAKVEIKLSDIPEGRNMVFQWRGKPLFVRHRTQAEIEQAAKVPLSELRDPQHDLDRVKKPEWLVVLGVCTHLGCVPIADAGDYGGYYCPCHGSHYDMSGRIRKGPAPLNLEVPEYEFPSEDLLIVG; encoded by the exons ATGTTGTCGCTTTCAGCCCGTTGCGGCCCGCTGGCACCTTACCTGGCGGCCTCCGCGCATATCGTGCCGGCTCCGCGGAAGCCTCTGGTACTGGGGCACTCGCCGGGTCCCGCGAAGATCCTGTCCTTGGACCCGAGGCCGCCTCTGCTGTGCCGGGAGTCGCTGTTCGGCCAGGCGAAGCGCGGAGGCCTGGTCGTCACCTCTTCCCTCAACG CTCCTGCCAGCATCCGTTACGTCCATAACGACATGGCTATGCCAGACTTCTCTAGCAACCGTCGCGACAGTTTGCAAGATAGCACAAAATCCTCCCAAGATAACAGCGCAGAGAGAAAAACCTTCACCTACTTTTTCGGCGGGGCTACCTATTTGCTCTCTGCCTACTTTGCCAAGAAAGCCGTCGTTATGTTTGTCTCCAGCCTCAATCCTGCCGCTGACGTATTGGCGCTGGCTAAGGTTGAGATCAAGCTGTCCGATATTCCAGAAGGCAGGAATATGGTTTTCCAGTGGAGGGGGAAACCCCTCTTTGTGCGCCACAGAACCCAGGCAGAGATTGAGCAAGCAGCTAAAGTACCTTTGAGCGAACTAAGAGACCCGCAGCATGATTTGGATAGGGTGAAGAAACCGGAGTGGTTGGTAGTGTTAGGCGTATGTACCCATCTTGGCTGTGTACCAATTGCAGATGCTGGAGATTATGGTGGTTATTACTGCCCCTGCCATGGGTCCCACTATGATATGTCTGGCAGAATCCGTAAAGGCCCAGCTCCACTCAATCTGGAGGTCCCAGAGTATGAATTCCCTAGTGAAGATTTGCTTATCGTCGGTTAA